In a genomic window of Thiolapillus brandeum:
- a CDS encoding ABC transporter permease encodes MILAIAMREVRGIYVSLVGWAALAVAQLLLAWLLFSQLEVYQKILPGLVKTGSPLGLGDLVISPTLSSTALLLIILIPLLGMGSLGDEKRSGRIHLLLSSPVPPLQLVLGKWLGLLLAALPLLLLAIAMAITLGLGSSLDMGRLAASFLGLLLLSAMAAAITLWLSSLNEQPLSTAALAWGIMFLLWLLDASPASSLSVASLNGHLSPFFQGLVRSSDLIYFTAISLAALGLCTHRLWRMGGGR; translated from the coding sequence ATGATCCTGGCCATTGCCATGCGGGAAGTACGCGGCATCTATGTTTCCTTGGTCGGCTGGGCCGCCCTGGCCGTTGCACAGTTGTTGCTCGCCTGGCTGTTGTTCTCCCAGCTGGAGGTCTATCAGAAAATACTGCCTGGCCTGGTCAAAACCGGCAGTCCATTAGGCCTGGGCGACCTGGTGATCAGCCCCACTCTGTCATCCACCGCCTTGTTGCTGATCATTCTCATTCCCCTCCTGGGCATGGGCAGCCTGGGAGACGAAAAGCGCAGTGGCCGTATCCACCTGCTGCTCTCCTCACCGGTTCCGCCTCTGCAACTGGTGCTGGGGAAATGGTTGGGGCTACTGCTGGCAGCGCTGCCTTTGCTGCTGTTGGCCATAGCCATGGCCATCACTCTAGGCCTGGGCAGTTCCCTGGACATGGGCCGCCTGGCCGCGAGCTTTCTCGGACTGCTGCTCCTGAGCGCCATGGCCGCAGCCATCACCTTGTGGTTGTCTTCATTGAACGAGCAACCTCTGAGCACCGCCGCCCTGGCCTGGGGCATCATGTTCCTGCTCTGGCTGCTGGATGCTTCTCCAGCTTCCAGCTTGTCCGTGGCTTCCCTGAACGGACATCTGTCACCATTCTTCCAGGGGCTGGTGCGCAGCAGCGATCTCATCTATTTCACGGCCATTTCCCTGGCAGCCCTGGGGCTGTGCACACATCGCCTGTGGCGCATGGGAGGCGGTAGGTAA
- the mutM gene encoding bifunctional DNA-formamidopyrimidine glycosylase/DNA-(apurinic or apyrimidinic site) lyase has product MPELPEVETTRRGIAPHVLGRRVSQVCIRQPRLRWPVPGALTEILPRRKLMTLNRRGKYLLLGFTHGTLILHLGMSGSLRVLPRETPAEKHDHFDLIFGPLCLRLHDPRRFGAVLWTEQPVAEHPLLAHLGPEPLGEAFTGRHLFDQSRNRKVTVKQFIMDGRTVVGVGNIYANEALFRAGISPMRACGRISAQRYERLARSIKDILTTAIECGGTTLQDFLQADGKPGYFSQELQVYGHAGEPCPVCTSIIRHRLIGQRSSYYCSRCQH; this is encoded by the coding sequence ATGCCCGAGCTTCCCGAGGTGGAAACCACCCGCCGGGGCATAGCCCCTCATGTCCTGGGCAGGCGGGTCAGCCAGGTCTGCATACGCCAGCCGCGCCTGCGCTGGCCGGTACCGGGGGCACTGACCGAAATTCTGCCCCGGCGCAAACTCATGACTCTGAACCGGCGCGGCAAGTATCTGTTGTTGGGATTCACTCACGGCACCCTGATCCTGCATCTGGGCATGTCCGGCAGCCTGAGGGTTCTGCCCAGGGAAACGCCTGCTGAAAAACACGATCATTTCGACCTGATATTCGGGCCGCTGTGCCTGCGTCTGCACGACCCCCGCCGCTTTGGCGCGGTACTGTGGACGGAACAGCCGGTGGCCGAACACCCTCTGCTTGCCCATCTGGGACCGGAGCCCCTTGGCGAGGCTTTCACCGGCCGGCATCTGTTCGACCAGTCCCGCAACCGGAAAGTGACCGTGAAACAGTTCATCATGGACGGCAGAACCGTAGTGGGGGTGGGAAATATCTACGCCAACGAAGCCCTGTTCCGGGCGGGCATCTCGCCCATGCGCGCCTGCGGCCGGATCTCAGCCCAACGGTATGAACGGCTGGCCCGGAGCATCAAGGATATCCTGACCACGGCCATCGAATGCGGCGGCACCACCCTCCAGGATTTTCTGCAGGCAGACGGCAAGCCCGGCTACTTCAGCCAGGAACTCCAGGTATATGGCCATGCCGGAGAACCCTGCCCTGTCTGCACTTCCATCATTCGCCACAGGCTCATCGGGCAACGCTCCAGTTACTATTGCAGCCGTTGTCAACACTAA
- a CDS encoding GldG family protein translates to MNLRHHLLTLLVFLTLGLSLALGQSCQFQWDWSLSGRNQLHPRSIALLKRLDAPLKVTAFVPDHPVQRAGIRELLDKYRQQHQAMEILFVDPSQDPQQARELGIQRTPQLLLEYKGRRELIPQANEQLLTRAISRLVLSNRGWIASLQGHGEASLQGQRNYDLGSFGELLRNKGYKTIDLNLADMGQVPDNLDLLVLASPATELPEQEARLLQDWIDQGGALLWLADGRITDSLADYLGIHFLPGTVVDASAADLGIDSPTVAVARPAPNTPLAKDLSSPVLMPGARAMQGENDTWNPIPVLQTGPRSWNETGRLKGSISRDALAGETRGPLTLALALTPGKKTPGNARVLVTGDADFLSNSVLGNGANRDFGLAAIHWLTGNDNLVDIPPFTPPDRQLRWSPASNALVAALFLFVLPLSIAATGLIVVWRRRRR, encoded by the coding sequence ATGAACCTGCGCCATCATCTGCTGACCCTGCTGGTGTTCCTGACTCTGGGACTGAGCCTGGCCCTGGGACAGTCATGCCAGTTCCAGTGGGACTGGAGCCTCAGCGGCCGCAACCAGCTTCACCCGCGCAGCATAGCTTTGCTCAAGCGTCTTGATGCCCCACTCAAAGTCACCGCCTTTGTGCCGGATCACCCGGTGCAGCGGGCCGGTATTCGCGAACTCCTGGACAAGTACCGGCAGCAGCACCAAGCCATGGAAATACTCTTTGTCGATCCCAGCCAGGACCCGCAACAAGCCCGGGAACTGGGTATACAGCGCACCCCCCAGTTGCTGCTCGAGTACAAGGGCCGCCGGGAACTCATACCCCAGGCCAATGAACAACTCCTGACCCGCGCCATCAGCCGGCTTGTCCTGAGCAATCGCGGCTGGATCGCCAGCCTGCAGGGCCATGGCGAAGCCTCCTTGCAGGGACAGCGCAACTATGACCTGGGAAGCTTTGGCGAACTGCTGCGCAACAAAGGATATAAAACCATCGATCTGAACCTGGCCGACATGGGACAGGTTCCCGACAATCTGGATCTGCTGGTACTGGCCTCCCCGGCCACGGAGCTGCCGGAACAGGAAGCCCGGCTGTTACAGGACTGGATCGATCAGGGAGGCGCCCTGTTGTGGCTGGCCGATGGCAGGATCACGGATTCCCTGGCCGACTACCTGGGCATACACTTCCTGCCCGGTACAGTGGTGGATGCCTCAGCCGCAGATCTCGGCATCGACAGTCCCACCGTAGCCGTTGCTCGTCCTGCCCCAAACACGCCTCTGGCCAAAGACCTCAGCAGCCCGGTGCTCATGCCCGGCGCCCGGGCCATGCAAGGGGAAAACGACACCTGGAATCCAATACCCGTATTGCAGACCGGGCCGCGCAGCTGGAATGAAACAGGCCGCCTCAAAGGCAGCATCAGCCGGGATGCCCTGGCCGGAGAAACCCGTGGCCCCCTGACCCTGGCTCTGGCCCTGACACCCGGAAAAAAGACTCCCGGCAATGCCCGGGTACTGGTTACCGGGGATGCCGACTTCCTCAGCAACAGCGTTCTGGGAAATGGCGCCAACCGTGATTTCGGTCTGGCCGCCATTCACTGGCTGACAGGAAACGACAACCTGGTGGACATTCCGCCTTTCACCCCCCCTGACCGGCAATTGCGCTGGAGTCCCGCCAGTAATGCCCTGGTGGCCGCCCTGTTCCTGTTTGTCCTGCCCCTGTCGATTGCTGCCACGGGTCTGATTGTGGTCTGGAGGCGCAGACGCCGATGA
- the gmk gene encoding guanylate kinase translates to MQGNLYIVSAPSGAGKTSLLKALLERDHDLKLSVSHTTRSPRPGEEDGVHYHFVSQDEFMRLAGEGGFLEQARVFDNYYGTSQSAVQSLLEAGRDVVLEIDWQGARQVRKAFPEAISIFIMPPSVDALRERLGSRGQDDEAVIERRMRDARSELSHYAEYDYLVVNDDFQLALDELQCIVRAERLKLVRSAERHAGALQEMLN, encoded by the coding sequence ATGCAAGGCAATCTGTATATCGTTTCCGCCCCCTCGGGCGCCGGCAAAACCAGTCTGCTCAAAGCACTGCTGGAGCGGGATCATGATCTGAAGCTGTCTGTTTCCCACACCACACGTTCCCCCCGGCCGGGAGAGGAGGATGGTGTTCACTATCATTTCGTATCCCAGGATGAGTTTATGCGCCTGGCCGGGGAAGGTGGGTTTCTGGAGCAGGCCCGGGTATTCGACAACTACTATGGCACCAGTCAGTCAGCCGTGCAGTCTCTGCTGGAGGCAGGCAGGGATGTTGTTCTGGAGATCGACTGGCAGGGGGCGCGCCAGGTGCGCAAGGCTTTTCCTGAAGCCATATCCATATTCATCATGCCCCCTTCGGTGGATGCCCTGCGTGAACGCCTGGGCAGCCGTGGCCAGGATGATGAGGCCGTAATCGAGCGGCGCATGAGGGATGCCCGCAGCGAGCTATCCCACTACGCGGAATATGACTACCTGGTGGTGAATGACGATTTTCAACTTGCTCTGGATGAACTGCAATGCATCGTACGCGCAGAGCGGCTCAAACTGGTGCGCAGCGCCGAGCGCCATGCCGGGGCATTGCAGGAAATGCTGAACTGA
- a CDS encoding serine/threonine protein kinase: protein MSSEKREPLPSGTRLDYYKVHKLIGSGGFSLIYLGEEDDSHDEVAIKEYMPKKFGGRDREGRLTFVNDEARDKFYRGLRLFFLEAKALAMLRHPNIVNVRNCFLDNDTAYLVMDYQPGKNLGRYIKRRKGGLSTRFLMTVFPPLLDALELIHNAQHLHLDIKPGNIHIRPGGRPLLLDFGAVYHLTSEGKKKAQVITPGFSPIEQYRGITKVGPWTDIYAIGASMRTCIEGRPPPTATERHAKDTMVPAVEAFGKHYPRHILEAIDRAMEVDPQKRIQSAALLLKALNRDPSRQRKTG from the coding sequence ATGTCATCGGAAAAACGCGAGCCCCTGCCTTCTGGCACCCGGCTGGATTATTACAAGGTACACAAACTCATCGGCAGCGGTGGGTTCAGCCTCATATACCTTGGCGAAGAGGATGACAGCCACGACGAAGTAGCCATCAAGGAATACATGCCGAAGAAATTTGGCGGCCGCGACAGGGAAGGCAGGCTCACATTCGTGAATGACGAGGCCAGGGACAAATTCTACCGTGGCCTGCGATTGTTCTTTCTCGAAGCCAAGGCCCTGGCCATGCTGCGTCACCCCAACATCGTAAACGTGCGCAACTGCTTTCTGGACAATGACACGGCCTATCTGGTGATGGATTACCAGCCCGGCAAAAACCTGGGACGCTATATCAAGCGGCGCAAGGGCGGGCTCAGCACACGTTTTCTGATGACCGTATTTCCACCGTTGCTCGATGCCCTGGAACTCATCCACAATGCCCAGCACCTGCACCTGGACATCAAGCCCGGCAATATTCACATCCGCCCCGGCGGCAGACCTCTGCTGCTGGACTTTGGCGCGGTCTACCACCTGACCAGCGAAGGCAAAAAGAAAGCCCAGGTCATCACTCCCGGATTTTCTCCCATCGAGCAGTACCGGGGGATCACCAAGGTAGGGCCATGGACGGACATTTACGCCATCGGCGCCAGCATGCGCACCTGTATCGAGGGCCGCCCACCGCCCACCGCTACCGAGCGCCACGCCAAAGACACCATGGTTCCTGCGGTGGAAGCCTTTGGCAAGCACTATCCCAGACACATTCTGGAAGCCATCGACCGGGCCATGGAAGTGGATCCGCAAAAACGCATCCAGTCCGCTGCCCTGCTCCTCAAGGCCCTGAATCGCGACCCCTCCCGGCAGAGGAAGACAGGCTGA
- a CDS encoding YicC/YloC family endoribonuclease, producing MIRSMTAFARGSRNADGIELVWELRSVNHRYLEVQPRLPEDFRQLDAPVREAVARRLGRGKVECGLRYRAAGANVEDLQINQPLLDQVLGAVAQIRAEQPELREPDIMQVLSWPGVTLAKAADLSPVEAQAMALLEQTLDDLRATREREGARLGALLESRCALLQEQVDKARQRMPKVIEAVRERLRARLAEISDSLDEQRLEQEMALLAQRLDVDEEMDRLATHLQEVRQVLQRDEPVGRRLDFLMQELNREANTLGSKSADSETTAISVEMKVLIEQMREQVQNIE from the coding sequence ATGATACGAAGTATGACGGCTTTCGCCCGGGGCAGCCGGAACGCCGATGGTATCGAACTGGTTTGGGAGTTGCGTTCCGTCAACCATCGCTACCTGGAGGTGCAGCCCCGCCTGCCGGAGGATTTCCGGCAACTGGATGCTCCCGTGCGTGAGGCCGTAGCCCGGCGCCTGGGGCGGGGCAAGGTGGAATGTGGCCTGCGTTACCGGGCGGCAGGTGCCAATGTGGAAGACTTGCAAATCAACCAGCCCTTGCTCGATCAGGTGCTTGGAGCCGTGGCACAGATCCGTGCCGAACAACCCGAACTCCGGGAGCCTGATATCATGCAGGTGCTGTCCTGGCCCGGCGTCACCCTGGCCAAAGCGGCGGATCTGAGTCCGGTAGAGGCGCAGGCCATGGCTTTGCTGGAACAAACCCTGGATGACCTGCGGGCCACCCGGGAGCGGGAAGGTGCGCGACTGGGGGCGCTTCTGGAATCCCGTTGTGCGCTGCTTCAGGAGCAGGTGGACAAGGCGCGGCAGCGCATGCCCAAGGTTATTGAAGCCGTACGGGAGCGGTTGCGGGCGCGCCTGGCGGAAATCAGCGATAGTCTGGATGAACAGCGCCTGGAACAGGAAATGGCCCTGTTGGCCCAGCGCCTGGACGTGGATGAGGAAATGGACCGGCTGGCCACCCATCTCCAGGAAGTGCGGCAGGTGCTGCAGCGGGACGAGCCGGTTGGCCGCCGTCTGGATTTTCTCATGCAGGAGCTCAACCGTGAGGCCAATACCCTGGGGTCGAAATCCGCAGACAGCGAGACCACGGCCATATCCGTGGAAATGAAGGTGCTCATCGAACAGATGCGCGAACAGGTACAGAACATCGAATAG
- a CDS encoding GNAT family N-acetyltransferase: protein MNGCWVRKSALGQGAASEGTRLVAGFGFGELGLTRLEIVMLTGNPASRRVAEKSGATFEGVQRNRLVVRGQPMDCCMFSLIPGDLSETG, encoded by the coding sequence ATGAACGGCTGCTGGGTCAGGAAATCCGCTCTGGGACAAGGCGCCGCCAGCGAGGGCACCCGGCTGGTGGCCGGATTTGGTTTCGGGGAGCTGGGACTGACACGCCTGGAAATCGTCATGCTTACCGGCAATCCCGCCAGCCGCCGGGTGGCGGAAAAATCAGGCGCCACCTTCGAAGGCGTGCAACGCAACCGTCTGGTAGTGAGAGGTCAGCCCATGGACTGCTGTATGTTCTCTCTGATCCCGGGGGATCTATCCGAAACCGGCTGA